A stretch of DNA from Paenibacillus albus:
ACTAACAAACTTTAATTTCCCTCATCATTAGATTCCCTGTCACAACTCAGAAATAAACTATTCAAACCTTCGTCACAACTATTGTGAAAATAATCACAAGCATTGATTATAATGAAAGCATAACCATATGAAGCAAAGGAAGGGATGCGCGAATGAGCAGCATTGACCGAGACTTGCACGATCCGATTGACCGCAATCAGAGCCGCAAACGCATTGCCAAACAAGAGAAAAGACTTATCCTGCTTTGCATCGTCGTAGCAGTCATTATGCTGCTCTCGCTGTCCCGTTACGTATTCGAATAGAGCATCACATCACATGATCTCAAGTACCAGTATCCTGGGAGGGATAACACATGCACACGCTGTTAAGCAGTTATGATCCGGTTATGTACAGCCGCGTATTGACGGGGCTTACGCTCGCTTTTCATATTATCTTTGCAACAATTGGCGTTGGGGTGCCGCTTATGATCGCACTTGCAGAGTGGATCGGCATTCGCCGCAATGACGAGCATTACTTGCTGATGGCTAGGCGCTGGGCGCGCGGCTTCGTCATTACGGTCGCAGTCGGCGTCGTGACAGGAACGGCGATTGGGCTGCAGCTCAGTCTGCTCTGGCCAAGCTTCATGCGGGTCGCGGGTCAGTCGATCGCGCTGCCGCTGTTTATGGAAACCTTCGCGTTCTTCTTTGAAGCGATTTTCCTCGGGATCTACCTGTATACGTGGGATCGGTTCAAAAACAAGCTCACTCACTTCTGGCTGCTCATCCCCGTCGTCATCGGCTCCTCCGCATCGGCTTTCTTCATTACAGTCGTGAATGCGTTCATGAATGCGCCGGCCGGGGTTACGGTCAAGGATGGCAAAATCACCGATATTTCGCCATTCGGAGCCATGCTAAGTCCAGCAATGCCGACGAAAGTATCGCATGTTCTCGTCACTGCCTACTTAACTTGTGCGTTCGTTCTTGCTGCTATCGCCGCTTGGTCGCTCTTAATGGGACGCAATCATATCTACTACAAGAAAGCACTAAAGCTGACAATGGTTGCAGCATTCGTCTTCCTGATCTCGAGCGCCGTTATCGGCGACTTATCGGGTAAATATCTGGCCAAATACCAGCCGGAGAAGCTCGCTGCGATGGAGTGGCATTTTGATACCACGAAGCAAGCTCCGCTTGTCCTCGGGGGCATCCTGACCGACAACAATGAAGTCAAATACGGGCTTAAGATCCCTTACGCACTCAGCATCCTGGCCCACGGCTTGCCGAATGCCGAAGTAACTGGACTAAACGATATTCCGGCTGACGAACAGCCGCCGCTCTATATCCATTATCTTTTTGATCTGAAAATGGGCTTCGTCGCGCTCATGGTCCTCATCGCAGGTGCATTCATGGTGCTGCTATGGCGCAAGCGCGAACGGGTCTTCGAGAACAAATGGCTGCTGCGCGGCATTATCCTTGCTGCTCCGCTCGCGATGATGACAATCGAGCATGGCTGGATCTTCTCAGAGGTCGGCCGCCAGCCTTGGCTTCTCCGCGGCATTATGCGCACCGAAGAAGGAGCAACGGTCTCGGAACATGTGGATACGATGCTCTACGTATTCGCAGCGCTCTACGTCGTGCTCGCCTTCTCTTCCGTAACGGTGCTGATTCGGATGTTCCGCAGCAACCGTGCCGAGGATGAAATTGCCGCCAAAGGCATCGAAGGAGGCAGCGAGCTATGAGCTATGAAGTGCTTGGGATCACTGTATTATGGATCTTCCTGTTCGGCTATTTGATTATCGCTTCGATTGATTTTGGCGCCGGATTCTTCAGCTATTACAGCACGATTACGGGCAAACGCCATCTGATCAACAACATCATTGAACGCTATTTATCCCCGGTATGGGAAGTAACGAACGTGTTCCTTGTGTTCTTCTTCGTCGGCATAGTCGGCTTCTTCCCGGACACCGCTTATTATTACGGCACCGCCCTGCTCGTGCCGGGCAGCATCGCCGTCATTCTGCTGGCTATCCGGGGCTCCTACTATGCATTCAACACTTATGGCGTGAACAAGAATAACCGCTTCTACATGCTGCTCTACGGTGCGAGCGGACTGTTAATTCCCGCTTCCCTATCGACGGTGATGACGATTTCCGAGGGCGGCTACATTGAGGTTGATGATTCAGGCAAATTGACGTTCCTCGTGCGAAAATTGTTCACAAGCACTTACTCATGGTCCGTCGTTCTGCTCGCGCTCGTCAGCGTGCTGTACATCTCGGCAATGTTTCTCAGCTACTATGCGGATCGGGCAAAGGATCGCGGCGCCTTCGAGGTTGTACGCAAATATGCGCTCGCTTGGAGCGGTCCAACGATACTCAGCAGCTTGCTCGTCTTCTTCGCAATTCGCGGTCATAACGCGGAGCACTTTGATCGAATGATCGCGCATGCACCGATGTTTGTTATTTCGTTCGCTTGCTTCTTGGTCGCCGTCTACCATGTTTGGACGCGCAAACGGCTTGGCATGTCGTTCATATTCGTCATCCTGCAATTCGGCTTCGCGTTCTTTGGCTATGGCGCGGCGCATTTACCGTATATTCTTTACCCATATTTAACGATTCATGACAATTTCACCAGCCAGCCGATGGCGATCGCACTTGTATCTGTCTTCATCCTCGGTTTGCTGCTGCTCATTCCGTCACTTTATCTGCTGCTCCGCCTCTTCCTCTTCGACACGAAATACGTGCAGGGTAAACGGGGCAAATAATCCGCCAGGGAGGCATGCTTTGTGGAAAATTTTCTAATCTTCGCCGCGCCGCTGCTCGTGGTCGCATTATCTGTTGGCTTCCTGTTCTGGTGGGGAGCGAAGACACCTCGGAAGAAGTTATAACAATCGGCATAATCGCACACGCTAACCAGGCAGTTGTGAAGCAATACGATGACGACTTGTTAGCAAAGGAGCAATTACCAATGACATCCTCGAAGAATCGTCGCGAGAACGCCTGGAAAAGCCGCAAGCAGAACCAGAAGCCTCACGGCGAAGTGAAGTCGCTCGCCGAGCTCGATCAAGAAGGCGGCCAGAGCACGACCGGCTACAGTAAGCCGGAACAGTGGTAGCGTAAAACGACAGTCGCCAGTAGGCAAAAGAACGACCTTGCACATAAGCGCAAGGTCGTTTTCTGCATTTCTTTTGAACCGAATCTGTCTGGTTTTGGCTTTAACCGAAGGGCTAAAGCGGAGAGGTAGGTATCGATTGTGGAGAAGCGTTAGCGTTCGCCTAGGCGAAATGATATTCGTTGTCTAAACTACGCATATCATTTGCGCCTTTGTCCCCGTGATACTACCATTTCTGCTTTTACACAATTAGAGTATCACGGGGACAACAGCGATCGAAACAACGATACCGAACTCGCAGCGGGAACGCCCTCTTTAAACTAAATCTCAGCCGATTCGGTTCATCTCTCCTATATAAACGGACTCAATCTGCTCCACCGTCATCGGATGCGACAGCCAGTAGCCCTGCATGTCCGTACAGCCCTTCTGCGATAGAATCTGCAGCTGCTGCTCCGTCTCGACGCCTTCGGCAAGCACATGCAGCTTCAGGCTTTGCGCCAGAGCAATGATCGCTTCCACAATTGCCGTATCGCCGCTGGATACGGACAGGTCCTGCACGAACGACTTGTCGATCTTCAGCGTATCGACCGGGAAGCGCCGCAAGTAACTGAGCGACGAATAACCCGTGCCGAAATCATCAATGGATATTCCGATCCCGAGCGCTTTCAGCCGCTGCAGCTTGTCGATAATGGAATCATTGTTGTTCATCGCCATACCCTCAGTGATTTCAATGACCAGGTACTCCGGCGCGAGATTCGTCTCCTCCAGCGTCTGTTTGATC
This window harbors:
- a CDS encoding cytochrome d ubiquinol oxidase subunit II → MSYEVLGITVLWIFLFGYLIIASIDFGAGFFSYYSTITGKRHLINNIIERYLSPVWEVTNVFLVFFFVGIVGFFPDTAYYYGTALLVPGSIAVILLAIRGSYYAFNTYGVNKNNRFYMLLYGASGLLIPASLSTVMTISEGGYIEVDDSGKLTFLVRKLFTSTYSWSVVLLALVSVLYISAMFLSYYADRAKDRGAFEVVRKYALAWSGPTILSSLLVFFAIRGHNAEHFDRMIAHAPMFVISFACFLVAVYHVWTRKRLGMSFIFVILQFGFAFFGYGAAHLPYILYPYLTIHDNFTSQPMAIALVSVFILGLLLLIPSLYLLLRLFLFDTKYVQGKRGK
- a CDS encoding cytochrome ubiquinol oxidase subunit I, translating into MHTLLSSYDPVMYSRVLTGLTLAFHIIFATIGVGVPLMIALAEWIGIRRNDEHYLLMARRWARGFVITVAVGVVTGTAIGLQLSLLWPSFMRVAGQSIALPLFMETFAFFFEAIFLGIYLYTWDRFKNKLTHFWLLIPVVIGSSASAFFITVVNAFMNAPAGVTVKDGKITDISPFGAMLSPAMPTKVSHVLVTAYLTCAFVLAAIAAWSLLMGRNHIYYKKALKLTMVAAFVFLISSAVIGDLSGKYLAKYQPEKLAAMEWHFDTTKQAPLVLGGILTDNNEVKYGLKIPYALSILAHGLPNAEVTGLNDIPADEQPPLYIHYLFDLKMGFVALMVLIAGAFMVLLWRKRERVFENKWLLRGIILAAPLAMMTIEHGWIFSEVGRQPWLLRGIMRTEEGATVSEHVDTMLYVFAALYVVLAFSSVTVLIRMFRSNRAEDEIAAKGIEGGSEL
- a CDS encoding DUF6254 family protein: MTSSKNRRENAWKSRKQNQKPHGEVKSLAELDQEGGQSTTGYSKPEQW
- the cydS gene encoding cytochrome bd oxidase small subunit CydS, which codes for MENFLIFAAPLLVVALSVGFLFWWGAKTPRKKL